A genomic region of Thermodesulfobacteriota bacterium contains the following coding sequences:
- a CDS encoding cobalamin-dependent protein (Presence of a B(12) (cobalamin)-binding domain implies dependence on cobalamin itself, in one of its several forms, or in some unusual lineages, dependence on a cobalamin-like analog.), giving the protein MERDKKTAKILLCKWAMDAHDRGVKTIARTLRDAGLEVIFTRFELPAEAVRAAEEEDANIIGISCSMGEHKYFASEFLRLLNERNMGEIPLIFGGVVSPNDSKELLKQGVKAVFGPGASVQEILKYINGLTR; this is encoded by the coding sequence ATGGAAAGGGATAAGAAAACAGCGAAAATTCTACTTTGCAAATGGGCAATGGATGCCCATGACAGAGGCGTGAAAACGATAGCAAGAACCCTTCGTGACGCTGGCTTAGAAGTCATCTTTACTCGTTTTGAATTGCCAGCAGAGGCAGTAAGGGCTGCCGAAGAGGAGGATGCTAATATTATTGGTATCAGTTGTTCCATGGGAGAGCATAAATATTTCGCTTCCGAATTTCTCAGACTTTTAAACGAGAGGAATATGGGTGAAATTCCTCTAATATTTGGAGGGGTTGTTTCACCAAATGATTCTAAAGAATTACTCAAACAAGGAGTTAAGGCAGTTTTTGGCCCTGGTGCATCTGTTCAAGAAATTTTAAAATATATTAATGGCCTGACAAGATGA
- a CDS encoding ABC transporter ATP-binding protein yields METQSNTAKLKVEGLHLSFGGVAALSDVSFEIKEKEILAIIGPNGAGKTSILNCITGFYRTQRGDIYFEGKRITNLRPHKIVSLGITRTFQNIELFTGLTALENLMAGRHIHMRQGSIAGSLFFGRARNEEVKHREVVEDIVELLEMEEIRQKVVGSLPYGQRKRVDLGRALALEPKLLLLDEPMAGMNVEEKEDMARFILDIQELKGISIVLIEHDMGVVMDIADRIVVLDFGEKIAEGIPEEIKASPEVISAYLGSSSLGNREER; encoded by the coding sequence ATGGAAACTCAAAGTAACACAGCCAAACTCAAGGTTGAGGGATTACACCTCAGCTTTGGGGGTGTAGCAGCACTTTCAGACGTGAGTTTTGAGATTAAAGAAAAAGAGATCCTGGCAATCATTGGCCCAAATGGTGCAGGAAAAACCTCTATCCTGAACTGTATAACGGGGTTTTACCGTACCCAGAGGGGCGATATTTATTTTGAGGGTAAGAGGATCACAAATCTCCGTCCTCATAAGATTGTGTCTTTAGGCATAACCAGGACATTCCAGAACATTGAACTCTTTACCGGACTTACCGCCCTTGAAAATCTTATGGCAGGAAGACATATACATATGAGACAGGGCTCCATTGCCGGCTCTTTATTTTTTGGCAGAGCAAGGAATGAAGAAGTTAAACATCGAGAGGTGGTAGAGGATATTGTAGAGCTTTTAGAGATGGAGGAGATCAGGCAGAAAGTTGTTGGGTCACTCCCCTATGGACAGCGAAAGAGGGTTGATCTGGGCAGGGCTCTTGCTTTAGAACCAAAATTGCTGTTATTGGACGAACCTATGGCGGGAATGAATGTGGAAGAAAAAGAGGATATGGCAAGATTTATTTTGGATATACAGGAACTTAAGGGTATCTCCATAGTGTTGATTGAGCACGATATGGGTGTTGTTATGGACATTGCCGACAGGATAGTGGTACTGGATTTTGGAGAAAAGATTGCTGAGGGCATTCCCGAAGAAATAAAAGCAAGTCCAGAGGTTATAAGTGCGTATTTAGGGTCATCCTCTTTAGGGAACCGGGAGGAACGATGA
- a CDS encoding AMP-binding protein has translation MNKEDTTVKLLRRNYMRYGNKVVAMREKTRGIWKRYSWEEYYNNVKFLSLCLVSLGLKRGDKVAILGETKPESYWAELAAHGAGGVAVGVFADCIPSEVQFYVSHSDSKFIIAHDQEQVDKVLQIRDELPMLNKVIYWDEKGLWFYDDTLLMSLSEALEVGKEYEKSHPGLFEENIEKGKGDDLAILLYTSGTTGLPKGAMLSHDCMIVAGRAFDEVDKLNDTDTYLAFIPMAWVGEQLIGLTCSLYSGMAVNFPEKAETVQENIREIGASILFYGPRQWESVNRMVQARMRDAAWIKRVFYDLFLPVGQRIADMHLAKEKPNLLWKILHFLGYWTVFKPLRDKLGLSKIRVAYTAGSAISPDIIRFFQGIGVNIKQVYGASEMGLVTAHREGDIKPESSGTTLPGAEVKLTEEGEILVKSRGMFVGYYKANDAYLEKMKDGWYVTGDFGHIDEDSHLIVIDRMEDLRELSSGRKFSPQYTEVRLRFSPFIKDAIVVGGKDNDYVGALVNIDVDNVGRWAESERISYTTFADLSQKKEVIGLIAEEVKKVNKTIPEWTRIKKFINLHKEFDPDEAELTRSRKLRRTFLEERYGDLVESLYGGKNEYEVETTVTYQDGRKGSLKCTLKVTSL, from the coding sequence ATGAACAAAGAAGACACTACGGTCAAGCTTCTCAGAAGGAATTATATGAGATATGGCAATAAGGTTGTTGCAATGCGTGAAAAGACACGGGGCATCTGGAAGAGATATTCATGGGAAGAATACTATAACAACGTAAAATTCCTTTCTCTATGCCTGGTTAGCCTGGGTTTAAAACGGGGTGACAAGGTGGCAATTCTGGGTGAAACAAAACCTGAATCCTATTGGGCAGAGCTGGCTGCCCATGGAGCTGGAGGGGTTGCCGTTGGTGTTTTTGCTGATTGTATACCTTCGGAGGTTCAATTCTATGTATCCCACTCCGACTCAAAGTTTATTATAGCCCATGACCAGGAGCAGGTCGATAAAGTGTTGCAAATCAGGGATGAACTTCCAATGCTGAATAAAGTAATCTACTGGGATGAAAAGGGGCTGTGGTTTTATGACGATACTCTCCTCATGAGTCTGTCTGAGGCACTTGAAGTCGGGAAGGAATATGAGAAGAGTCATCCTGGCCTTTTTGAGGAAAACATAGAAAAGGGGAAAGGAGATGACCTGGCTATACTACTGTATACATCAGGTACTACTGGTCTTCCCAAGGGAGCTATGTTAAGCCATGACTGTATGATTGTCGCTGGCAGGGCATTTGATGAAGTAGATAAGCTTAATGATACAGACACATATCTAGCATTCATTCCCATGGCATGGGTTGGAGAGCAGCTTATTGGGCTTACCTGTTCTTTATACTCTGGCATGGCGGTTAATTTTCCGGAAAAGGCAGAAACTGTGCAGGAAAATATCCGTGAAATAGGTGCCAGTATTTTATTCTATGGACCAAGACAATGGGAGAGCGTTAATCGTATGGTACAGGCAAGGATGAGAGATGCGGCGTGGATAAAGCGTGTCTTCTATGATTTATTTCTCCCTGTGGGGCAAAGGATCGCCGATATGCATCTTGCAAAGGAAAAGCCAAATCTTCTGTGGAAAATCCTCCACTTCCTCGGGTACTGGACGGTTTTTAAACCCCTGAGAGACAAGTTGGGTCTATCAAAGATAAGGGTTGCCTATACTGCAGGCTCTGCGATAAGTCCGGATATTATCCGGTTCTTTCAGGGTATAGGCGTAAATATAAAGCAGGTTTACGGCGCTTCGGAAATGGGACTGGTAACTGCTCATCGGGAGGGTGATATAAAGCCCGAAAGTTCAGGCACTACTCTTCCGGGTGCTGAGGTTAAATTAACTGAAGAAGGTGAAATTTTGGTAAAAAGCAGAGGTATGTTTGTAGGTTATTACAAGGCAAATGATGCTTACCTCGAGAAGATGAAAGATGGCTGGTATGTGACAGGTGATTTTGGCCATATAGATGAAGACAGCCATCTTATTGTTATAGATCGGATGGAAGATCTCAGGGAACTTTCCAGTGGTCGTAAATTTTCTCCCCAGTATACAGAGGTCAGGTTGAGGTTCAGCCCTTTTATAAAGGACGCAATTGTAGTAGGTGGTAAGGATAATGATTACGTTGGCGCATTGGTAAATATAGATGTTGACAATGTGGGGCGCTGGGCGGAGTCAGAACGTATCTCTTATACAACCTTTGCCGATTTGTCTCAGAAAAAAGAGGTTATAGGGTTGATTGCAGAGGAAGTAAAAAAGGTGAATAAAACCATTCCTGAATGGACAAGAATAAAGAAGTTCATCAATCTCCATAAGGAGTTTGACCCTGATGAGGCAGAGTTAACCAGGTCACGGAAACTGAGACGAACATTTCTTGAGGAAAGGTATGGAGACCTGGTTGAGTCTCTTTATGGAGGGAAAAATGAGTACGAGGTGGAAACGACGGTGACCTATCAAGATGGTCGTAAAGGGTCATTGAAATGCACGCTTAAGGTCACATCTCTGTAG
- a CDS encoding branched-chain amino acid ABC transporter permease, which translates to MDLFLQFFLNGIMVGGLYSLIAISMVLIYKATRILNLAVGEMVMLGGFFCLSFLGWFKFPIWLALPLALAGAVVLGFLIERLALRPLVGQPILAALMATIALSLIFRGFGMFVWGASTLPYPPGGISRSPVLVGQVVIPGVLLWTFVVSIVIFLALAFFLKKNRMGFFMRATAESHKIAQSIGVDVKRVFGTTWAIGALIAAVGGIFMGARMGVGVGDTPLILLKALPAVLFGGLESIPGALIGGIIVGIIENLTGGFIDPNFGEITPYIILLLILLFRPEGLFGLKRIERI; encoded by the coding sequence TTGGATTTATTCTTACAGTTCTTTTTAAATGGTATTATGGTAGGGGGATTGTATTCCCTTATAGCAATAAGTATGGTTCTTATATATAAAGCAACGCGGATATTAAACCTTGCCGTTGGTGAGATGGTAATGTTGGGTGGGTTTTTTTGCTTGTCTTTTCTGGGATGGTTTAAATTTCCGATCTGGCTGGCTTTGCCTCTGGCCCTGGCTGGAGCGGTAGTACTTGGTTTTTTGATAGAACGATTGGCACTTCGTCCCTTGGTTGGACAGCCCATCCTGGCAGCTTTGATGGCTACCATAGCCCTTTCTCTGATCTTCCGAGGCTTCGGGATGTTTGTATGGGGGGCTTCAACCCTTCCCTATCCACCAGGAGGTATTTCACGTTCTCCTGTATTAGTGGGCCAAGTCGTAATACCTGGCGTGCTTCTCTGGACATTTGTAGTCTCTATTGTCATATTCTTAGCGTTGGCATTCTTCTTGAAAAAAAACAGGATGGGGTTTTTTATGAGAGCTACTGCAGAGAGCCATAAAATAGCCCAGTCTATTGGGGTTGATGTGAAAAGGGTTTTTGGTACCACGTGGGCAATCGGGGCACTTATTGCCGCCGTGGGAGGGATATTCATGGGGGCAAGAATGGGGGTTGGAGTTGGTGATACACCTCTTATACTGCTCAAAGCCCTCCCCGCAGTGTTATTTGGAGGGTTGGAATCGATCCCCGGGGCACTCATAGGTGGCATCATAGTAGGAATCATAGAGAATCTGACAGGGGGGTTTATTGATCCCAACTTTGGAGAGATTACACCCTATATAATTTTGCTCTTAATCTTACTCTTTCGCCCTGAGGGTTTGTTCGGGCTAAAAAGGATAGAAAGGATCTAA
- a CDS encoding branched-chain amino acid ABC transporter permease → MYRPCGTFDETYTQDIAIIRTPMHWAYLVAGTGILLLLPFLIGGKYIALVNLIAITVVSVHGLNILTGYTGQISLGHAAFMAVGAYTTGLLAVYLKFPFWLALPCSGLSAGIVGIIFGLPSLRIKGLYLAMATLAAQFIIPWLIVNVRPDLTGGTDSLVVPTAHIGSFAFNSQERIFYLVVPVAILVTFFVRSLVRTRIGRAFTAIRDNDLAAEAMGISLFRYKLLSFFICSFYAGIAGSLWAYWMRVINIDYFGLLDTIWYVGIIIVGGMGSVPGAIFGTILVRVLDLFVKYIGPWIGTTFASLAGVAAAALGPLVFGLIILAFLIFEPRGLAHRWEIVKGYFRLWPFSY, encoded by the coding sequence ATGTACCGTCCCTGTGGCACTTTTGATGAAACGTATACTCAGGACATTGCTATTATACGAACCCCAATGCATTGGGCATATTTGGTTGCTGGGACCGGCATTCTTTTGTTACTCCCTTTCCTTATAGGTGGAAAGTACATTGCCCTGGTGAACCTGATCGCCATTACCGTCGTTTCGGTTCATGGCCTCAATATACTAACAGGCTATACCGGACAGATATCGTTAGGTCATGCAGCATTTATGGCTGTCGGCGCTTATACTACCGGACTGCTTGCAGTGTATCTGAAATTTCCATTCTGGCTGGCACTGCCATGTTCCGGGCTGAGTGCAGGTATAGTAGGGATAATATTCGGTCTGCCCTCTTTAAGGATTAAGGGATTATACCTTGCAATGGCTACACTTGCCGCACAGTTTATTATTCCATGGCTTATCGTCAACGTAAGGCCTGATTTGACCGGGGGAACCGATAGTCTGGTTGTACCAACAGCACATATTGGCTCTTTCGCTTTCAATAGTCAGGAACGTATCTTTTATTTGGTTGTACCTGTAGCAATACTTGTAACTTTTTTTGTAAGAAGCCTGGTACGTACTCGAATCGGCAGGGCATTCACTGCAATCAGAGACAACGACCTGGCAGCAGAGGCTATGGGGATAAGTCTGTTTCGTTATAAGTTGCTTTCCTTCTTCATCTGTTCATTTTATGCAGGGATTGCGGGAAGCCTTTGGGCGTACTGGATGAGGGTAATAAACATCGATTATTTTGGCCTGCTGGACACTATATGGTATGTAGGGATCATTATTGTGGGGGGCATGGGTAGTGTACCAGGGGCAATATTTGGTACAATTCTGGTGCGTGTCCTGGATCTGTTTGTTAAATATATAGGTCCATGGATAGGGACTACCTTCGCTTCATTGGCAGGAGTGGCTGCTGCTGCCTTAGGACCTTTGGTGTTTGGATTGATTATTCTTGCCTTCCTGATTTTTGAGCCCCGGGGTTTGGCTCACAGGTGGGAGATAGTAAAGGGCTATTTTCGGCTTTGGCCATTCTCATATTAA
- a CDS encoding ABC transporter substrate-binding protein has product MRKTKSGKVFLIGFSLFLIYFLAFFQPANASPSKPKSVKVAFIGDISGPYAAITGATYYGMTDALEYVNKELGGINGVKMEGVIKDDGGRVAVGVSHYMEVREMKPRPAMVYIIVSALGEALRERLAEDKIVAISVTGVPAIYPAKYTFGWFPIYPDLFGAFIDWLKETWKETRAPRVAFLTWDSTYGRGPVTPEAYAYAKSKGVEMVAEELFTPRDVFVGTQLFRIRAKKADWIYTNTTANAPSIIVTSARESAIKINLAGGLGMDWSSVYIAGKAAMEGAISVYPNTSLDEENHKGIKILRRYFEKNKRKKFDWNYMYQLAWQLVVTTRDVVKRVVDKDGWDNVKGETIKREMESLRDYRPLDLIHYTTTPKKHAPDKTYIMRFTDGKMIPIGGLRTCPDLRPAEFK; this is encoded by the coding sequence ATGAGAAAAACAAAAAGTGGTAAAGTCTTTTTAATTGGTTTTAGCTTATTCCTTATTTATTTTTTAGCCTTTTTTCAACCCGCAAATGCATCTCCAAGTAAACCCAAGTCAGTAAAGGTAGCCTTTATCGGTGATATCAGCGGCCCCTATGCAGCCATAACAGGAGCTACGTACTATGGCATGACAGATGCCCTGGAGTATGTCAATAAAGAGCTGGGCGGCATCAACGGTGTTAAGATGGAAGGCGTAATTAAGGATGACGGGGGCAGGGTAGCTGTTGGTGTCTCCCACTATATGGAAGTGAGGGAGATGAAACCGAGACCGGCGATGGTTTATATCATTGTCTCTGCATTGGGAGAGGCATTAAGGGAAAGACTCGCAGAGGATAAGATTGTCGCTATAAGTGTGACCGGTGTACCTGCCATCTATCCTGCAAAGTATACATTCGGCTGGTTTCCCATCTACCCTGACCTCTTCGGAGCATTTATAGACTGGTTAAAAGAGACATGGAAGGAAACAAGGGCACCCAGAGTAGCCTTTTTAACATGGGATAGTACCTATGGGAGAGGACCTGTTACACCCGAGGCATATGCTTATGCCAAATCAAAGGGTGTCGAGATGGTCGCTGAGGAGCTTTTTACACCGAGGGATGTCTTTGTCGGTACGCAGCTTTTCAGAATCAGAGCTAAAAAAGCTGACTGGATTTATACGAATACCACGGCGAATGCCCCATCGATCATAGTGACTTCGGCTCGTGAATCAGCGATAAAGATCAATCTTGCCGGTGGACTCGGCATGGACTGGTCATCAGTCTATATCGCCGGTAAAGCAGCCATGGAGGGTGCAATATCAGTTTACCCCAATACAAGTCTTGACGAAGAAAATCATAAAGGTATCAAAATCCTCAGGAGATATTTTGAGAAGAACAAGAGAAAGAAGTTTGACTGGAACTATATGTATCAACTGGCATGGCAACTGGTGGTGACAACAAGAGATGTCGTCAAAAGGGTCGTTGATAAGGATGGTTGGGATAACGTAAAGGGTGAAACAATTAAGAGAGAGATGGAAAGCCTGAGGGATTATCGACCCTTAGACCTTATTCATTACACAACTACGCCTAAAAAACATGCACCGGATAAAACATATATAATGCGGTTCACGGATGGGAAAATGATACCAATAGGAGGATTGAGAACCTGTCCCGACCTGAGGCCTGCGGAATTTAAATAA
- a CDS encoding ABC transporter substrate-binding protein: MRKTKSGKVCVIGFLLSLISLFAFSQLSDAAPKKPESVKVVFMGDVSGPYAPITAPAYVGLTDALQYVNKELNGIDGVKMEFLLKDDGGRVALGVQHYMDLREMRPKPVMVYVVVSALGEALRERFAEDKIVAMSVTATPAIYPAKYTFGWYPIYPDQFGAFIDWLKETWDKPTAPRVAFLTWDSTYGRAVMTPECYAYAKSKGVEMVASELFNVRDVFVGTQLFRIKAKKADWVYTNTTANGPALIKASARESGMKINLAGAIGFDWASVYIAGKEIMEGAVVAMPYTSLDDENHKGIKIVEKYFAKNNRKEPDRTLMYEIAWQLVLTTREVVKRVVDRQGWENLRGETIKGEMEKLKDFRPLDLTRYTVTPKKHAPDQVIIMQVRNGKFIPITGWRTCPDLRPQEFK, from the coding sequence ATGAGAAAAACAAAGAGTGGTAAAGTCTGTGTGATTGGTTTTTTGTTGTCCCTGATTTCTCTATTTGCCTTTTCACAACTCTCCGATGCGGCTCCAAAAAAACCTGAATCGGTAAAAGTTGTTTTTATGGGCGATGTCAGTGGTCCCTATGCTCCTATTACTGCACCCGCATACGTTGGTTTGACAGATGCCCTACAGTATGTGAATAAAGAACTGAATGGCATCGATGGTGTGAAGATGGAGTTTCTGCTTAAAGATGATGGGGGTAGGGTGGCATTGGGTGTCCAACATTACATGGATTTAAGGGAGATGAGACCAAAGCCGGTAATGGTTTATGTAGTAGTATCGGCATTGGGAGAGGCATTGAGAGAAAGATTTGCCGAGGACAAGATTGTTGCCATGAGTGTAACCGCTACACCTGCCATCTATCCTGCAAAGTACACATTCGGGTGGTATCCGATTTATCCTGACCAGTTCGGTGCATTTATAGATTGGTTAAAAGAAACATGGGATAAGCCAACAGCACCAAGAGTAGCCTTCTTAACGTGGGATAGTACGTATGGAAGAGCAGTTATGACACCTGAGTGCTACGCTTATGCCAAATCGAAGGGTGTTGAAATGGTTGCCAGTGAGCTTTTCAACGTGAGGGATGTCTTTGTGGGTACACAGCTTTTCAGGATTAAAGCGAAGAAGGCCGACTGGGTTTATACAAACACCACAGCAAACGGGCCGGCACTGATAAAAGCCTCAGCTCGTGAATCCGGGATGAAGATCAATCTTGCCGGGGCGATTGGTTTCGACTGGGCATCAGTTTATATCGCCGGTAAAGAAATCATGGAGGGTGCGGTAGTAGCGATGCCTTATACGAGTCTTGATGATGAAAATCATAAAGGCATCAAGATTGTGGAAAAGTATTTTGCGAAGAATAATAGAAAGGAGCCCGACAGGACTCTCATGTATGAAATAGCCTGGCAACTGGTGTTGACCACAAGGGAGGTCGTAAAAAGGGTCGTTGACCGACAGGGCTGGGAGAACCTTAGAGGTGAAACGATCAAGGGAGAGATGGAAAAGTTAAAGGATTTTCGCCCGTTAGACCTTACTCGTTATACCGTTACACCAAAGAAGCACGCACCGGATCAGGTAATCATAATGCAGGTAAGGAACGGGAAGTTTATACCCATAACAGGGTGGAGAACCTGTCCTGACTTAAGACCACAGGAATTTAAATAG
- a CDS encoding ABC transporter ATP-binding protein: protein MLLLNNVEVIYSNVILVLKGVSIELEKGKIIALLGANGAGKTTTLKAISGLLHTELGEVTDGSIEFNNSRIDRMPPEKIAKMGILQVMEGRQILEHFTVEEELKVGFYAMGDGRSLSRDLDMVYNYFPRLKDLKDNTSGFLSGGEQQMLVIGRALIAHPKVILLDEPSLGLSPMLVREIFEIIKRINAEEKTSMLLVEQNAVAALSIADHGYVMENGRIVLDGPADRLKENEDIKEFYLGLTELGERKSYREVKHYRRRKRWLS, encoded by the coding sequence ATGCTATTATTAAACAATGTTGAAGTAATATACAGTAATGTAATTCTGGTACTAAAAGGGGTTTCCATAGAACTTGAAAAGGGGAAGATCATTGCCCTTCTCGGCGCCAATGGAGCTGGAAAAACCACGACCCTGAAAGCGATATCCGGGTTGCTTCATACAGAATTGGGTGAGGTAACCGATGGGAGTATCGAGTTCAATAACTCCAGGATAGACAGGATGCCCCCGGAAAAGATAGCAAAAATGGGCATTCTGCAAGTGATGGAAGGACGACAGATACTGGAACATTTCACTGTAGAGGAGGAACTGAAAGTCGGTTTTTATGCTATGGGAGATGGAAGGAGTTTGAGCAGAGATCTGGATATGGTCTATAATTATTTTCCCAGGTTAAAGGATCTGAAAGATAATACAAGCGGTTTTCTTTCCGGCGGTGAACAGCAGATGCTGGTAATTGGGCGTGCCTTGATAGCCCATCCAAAGGTGATACTTCTGGATGAGCCGTCTTTAGGATTGAGCCCTATGCTTGTACGTGAGATATTTGAGATAATAAAGAGAATAAATGCTGAGGAGAAGACTTCTATGCTTCTGGTTGAGCAGAATGCGGTGGCTGCTCTATCCATTGCTGATCATGGTTATGTTATGGAAAATGGGAGAATAGTCCTCGATGGACCTGCGGATAGATTAAAAGAGAATGAAGATATAAAAGAGTTCTATCTTGGGTTGACAGAGCTTGGAGAGAGGAAGAGTTATAGAGAGGTAAAGCACTACAGGCGAAGAAAGAGATGGCTCTCTTGA